Genomic segment of Seriola aureovittata isolate HTS-2021-v1 ecotype China chromosome 1, ASM2101889v1, whole genome shotgun sequence:
ggcaaatgtaaatatattttgtttatataGTGTAGGTATATAACACCATAATGGACAACAAAACAatgcatatttttaaaaacattcattcagtcagtcatttgTGTTGACACACCACCAGAAAACCATCCAAcaaactctgcagctcagctgagctttttctgctctgttcattggtttaaattgttttgtttttatagtcaCACATTTACTGCAAAACTTTGTACATCCAAAGTGTTTCAGTGCAATGGAAGGCTGAGCCAAATATTTCAGATGCTCATTTTTGGCTTCATGTCTGAAACTAGAGGTTTGGATGCGAAAAAAGATTgggagcctgtgtgtttgtctgactaTGTGTGTCACGTGCAAAACTTGGCAAGTACGTTTACTGTGAATCTAATATTTAGGAATCTGGGAATGATGGCCAAAACTGCCACGATAGGACCAatgtttttaaacctttaatATTAAAATCCCACATGAGATATATATGTCtctaaataatattatatagaGGGTTGAAACCACCTCCCCCAGAGGCACAGATGCTACCACCAGAGGGGGACATTATCACAATGTCTCCCCACAGCTAACACTAACTCTTTTCCATTCACTGGatcattttacttttgtacAAATCTTACATGTTGTTGTCCCTGTAGTCTACAGAACTGGAAACACACCTACTGCAGTGACATCTGAGATgtttacagaaaacaacaacaagcatAGAGCAAGAGAGAAGAATGTTGGACATCTACTGTGACGGGAAAGTATAAACCCCTTACAATCTAAATGTGTAGAACATCCAGAAAAAATTTGCAGATTGTTTTGAATGTGacgtgtgtgtctttttttctgaaaatggTGCTTAAACTCAtcctgtttgtgctgtaaaatCCAATGTTGTCCTTGTCTGTAGTTGTTTAGCAAAAACACTTTGCACACTGAAAGTTATATCTCAGCTGGAATATATTTACGCAGTGAAGGAAGTCATCTAATAAGAGGGTGtagctgcctgtctgtctgacagctTCTcttagagaaaacaaaacattaataaataaataaggaaaaCAGTCTGGGCCTCCCACTCCCACTTGGTCTCCTCTGGTTTATCATACTCGTATCCAACCACCATCCTGTGGGGCCAGAGCTGTGCAGCAAAGTCTGCACACCAACATGCTATACTGCAATCAAAAACACCTGGCCTCGGGGCCTGGAATGGTCACAACATTACAGCATATAAACGAGCCAACTACTCCATATAGAGGCCCCATAATTGTTGGACTGTAGaggatttctgctttttttcttttctttttttactgcaCAGTTTTACTATTGTTGTAAGACACAAGATCCATGGCCAAACTTAACCATCCAATACAGATTTTATGAAcatcattttacaaacaaagaGGAATTACCCAGAAAACTGCACTACACCAACTCACTAGAGCTGTGAGGCTCTGCCTGGCACtggaaatgaaataaactgtCCTTCAACTTGTTTGAAGGGATTTCCAACACCTACACACTGTTTCACACCTGCAACACAAAAGAGGATTTGGCATCAacacttttttgatattttaaaggtTATGCTTCATGAGACTTTTAGTGATATTTGTAAGAGTTGGCAGGACTCCAAGTAGCTGAATTTACACTTCTGGTGCTTGTTAGTTGGGATGTCCTCAAATCAAGGGGCATAATTTCACTCAAGCagtaatgaaaaacaatattaaaccGTTTTTGTCCACACTCGTTTCTGGATAGCTTTAGATTGATGTCACAAACAACACTGGCCAAGAAGTTATACCTCAACACACTGGTATACTACTTGATTGCCACGAGTGATATTACCCAGAGTTTTATAATCTCCCAACCAGGCACTTACTGAATACAATACACTGAGATAATCAGCAGTGTTTTCCACTTGTGTTGGAAATGTGTGTCAGATAATGGAAAAGGATGGCTCTAACATTAAAAGACTTCACTCTGAATCGGCAGATAGATCACGTTGTATGACCTTGTACAAGAGATACTTCTGTCACAATGTGGAAGCTTTCACTGTAGAAATGATTGAAAGCTCAAGACAAGGcgagaaaacaaagaaaagtgaagtgtaaaaatacttggaaaaaaaaaaaaagaaaaagaaagttggaCAAAAGTGCATTGTTGTTGTAATATTAATGGGAATACAAGAATAAGAATTTTCCTCCTCATTATGCCCAAGCTGCCGGGCAGGGTCTCTGGTTTCTCCCCCCTGCCGTGCCCTGGCACCCCTGCAGCATCCCCACAGAGACGGCTTCCTTGCCGTGATGAGCTTTTGACAGGCCCCAAAACAGCCTGCTTAATGCTGTGCCAGGCCAGACATGGAGCGGCTGGGATGCTGGCAGCTTCTTGGCCCACACCATGCATCACGGGCCTCAACCCATTTTACCCcccctttcctttctctctccctctttctctctcggtCTCTCCGCCCTTTCTTTCTAGTGCCTCAGGATTGTTATGCAAAGCTTTCCAAGCAGAGATTGTGGGAGTTCTTTCAAGCACAGATGTATCCAGATCATATTTGTACAATCTCCCGTCGTATTGAGAGATGTAGGTCTGGGCTGAAAGCTCCTGTTATCTTGGGCTGAGGAGCCAGGTGCGAGGCTGTGGCTTCACCTGGGACATATACCACACCTTTGAAACACAGAGCCTCTCTATCTGGAGTCAAACAGTAACTTTAGCTCCTTGTCTCAAATAACTGCTGACAGCTGTTGATCCTCCAGATTCCCTTGAAGATGGTGACCCATCCATAACAATCTTTTGGTTAATGTAAGTTTCTTATAGTTGAGCGGCTATCAATAATATACCCgatgacaaattaaaaacagccaTAGCAGAAAGTAACAGCCTCGATGATGTGTCTTATGCTGGTAAAACAACTGTGGTTTAAAGATACAGCATAAAAAACTACAGCGTGAGATGAAAAGCTCAGGCTGCAGAGTCAAAGAACAAACATGCACTACTGCCATCCAGTGTTGAACTATGAGTACTACCTACAGAGccttaaaataaacacaagacgTGACTACACAAGGATAACTCATTACAGCTATACCATGCCTTTTCCATTTGTGGTCAGTTTTATGGCTTTTGAACTGTAAACATTGTTCCAAGGAAAAGGAAACACATCACGCTTGTGTTGTGACATTCTTATCTCTCAGAAACTCTGTGGGCTGGTTTACTGCGCTTACATTAAACCTGGTAGTCAATTAACCTctggcaaaagaaaataaaataatgcgTTGGTGGAAAAATAAGGACTACACtctgttttataatgaaaactgcagtctttataataaaataacagtgcATGTGCATTTTATTGAGCTGTACTGACTATTAGAAGCACATGTTCTCTCTCtgcaacagaacaaaataaagcTAAAGCTATAATTCCTTGTTAATTACACCCATTAAATTCAATTCATTAAAAGTGGATGGAAATGACGAAGACTTTTGAGGGGGATGAAGACGAGCTACTCTTATTATGGTCAGAGAAACAGGCCTTTACTCTAAACAACATTTGAAAGTGTGAAATTAGGCAGGGCTACTGAAATGTTCACACTAGAACAGTTTACCATgtgtacaaacaaaaacacacactggataCTGCTGCCAGTGGCCACACAGACTTCCACCGTGCTCACAGATAGTCGATGGTTGAAAACTATGAGTTCCTCTGATGAATCTTGGTGTGCGTAGGAAACGGGGAAACCATGAGGGACCAGGACGACAGAAAGCTATTAACGTTATACATATTTTAGTTTATAGTAgcaatttaatttataataaatgaGGTGCAAATTTGAGTACACTTTACTTAAGTGCTGTACTTTCGCACGATTTTGTGGTGCACTGATGACTGACATTTTCTGAGACTCACTCTCGTTAAGGGGAAATACTTGGCAGTAGTAATTGGTAGTAATTACCATCATGTAGTACGAGTTGGTAAAAATCACGGAACAAACAGGGCATGGAGATAACAGGTATTCGTGTGCAGCCGGATGTTGTAGGGAGACGGACTCGGTGCATACTGtatctgctctgctgcttttactttCAGCAGATTTCTGTAGAAAACCCTGCACACTGATGTCTTTGTGGAGTGAGACCCGCAATAAAAAATGTTGGCATCCACATGTGAGGTCAGCATTTCTCATATATAGAGTTTTGGTGTGATAAGATTAAATCAAAGATGTGTTGCAACCATGTCTGCCCACACAAACCTGCACAAAATCTCTGTAACGCCTCGTGATCTGATTTTAATGATTACAATGCCAGTGTCTGTGTATTTAACGGACAAGCAATCACTGGAAATTCTGCACTCTGACCACATTCATATGCAATAAGCCAGCCATGTCTagtgaatgtaaaaaaaaattaaaaagaaaacaatcttaagaatgtaaaaatgcaataaatcaTTCCCATAACTATGTTTTACAACCAGCACTCAGTTCCAAacacctctgtctttttttttttccttcaacagATTCACCCACCAGTCAGGGAATATTTTTTCAGGACTCTCATGAATGTTACAGCCACATATCATGCTTCCTCAGGCAGTCAACAGTCATGACATGAACTATGTGCAAGCTTCCTCTCACATACACGTTTCATGGTGAGATAACTGGAGACCTCAGCACCTCAGTCATGTCAGGAAAGCATTTACTTTCCTCATTGCCCCGtaaagagaacacacacacatacatacacacacacacacacacacacacacacacacacacacacacatatatatatatatatataaaacacagtgaagtcaCAAACATAcccagttgtttgtttgtcattccATTTTCATATGAAACATTTATTCAACTTTCACACTCGAGACAAACACCAATAAGCCGCACTGTCTCTCTCCAACTCGCAGTGAGGTTTGTCTTCCATATGTTGAGATTCATTACAAACATCTATTTGGTGCAAGAAGATGTCGGTcattcataaaatgttatatatttgACATGattcagcagcaaaacaaatttCAACTAGAATTCCTGCCTTGCAGTCGTATGCCTCTGGTTCGAGCCTGACCCGCGGCAtgttgctgcatgtcatcccttctctctctccctgaattTCCTGTCTATCTTTCACTATACGGTccgaataaaggcaaaaatgtcccaaaatataactttaaaaaaactaaagaaattctctcaaggtgttactgagatattgtgaaGCCTCCAGCCCTGGTTGTCGCCGGTGTGGAGgcataaaatgcacaaaagcGAATGAAGAATTAACAAAACTACTAGTCTACAGTGATGGGAAGAAGCTCCCCAAAGGTCATTAGGAATGATGCTCTGGGGACCATGACCGTCTGTACAAATttttatggcaatccatcaaatagtgGTGGGCTGACTGACCACCAGACCAATACAGAGCCATGCCACTAACATGACTAAAAACCAGTTTTGTTTGATTCACTCCTAGTGCAGTAAGAGGAAGGAGAGCTGGTTCTAATTGGGATGGGGAGATAGGCTGTAACCTTATCTGCAGAAAACTGCTGTGTGCTGCATTATTTCATCTCCTCGTGTGCCctaaaaaatatgacaaaaacatcagagaatGGAAAAAGCATGACCTCAGACTTTGTAACCTGGCAGATATAATCCAATCATTCTGCCGAGGGCCTAACTCGTGTTTAACGCCAGTCTATacatcatactgtatatctaatTTAAGGCTGAGCTGACTGGTCTTTGAAGAGGCAGTTTTGAAATCACATTCCAGTTTCCCCTCCCAAACAGCAAATTATTTTTACTCCCATGAGACGTGTGATTTCGGACTCAGAGTTGGAGCAAATCACTTGCAGACTACTTCATGAGGAGCTTATTAATCTGAGACAAGGGGTCCGGGATTCAAGTTGAAGTATAAACGACTTCATCATCAATGGacaacgtaaaaaaaaaaaaaaaagctttgactGTAGAGTATGTGCTCGGTTCCAcctcaacaacatcaacatacGTTCAGAGTCAGGTTTGACGCCAGATACCAAAAGCTACAGCAAAAATGTGCCCCATAATTGGTAACAGTCTCTGAATGTATGTAAGCAAGGTAGGCTGTAATTAATCCCAGCACAATGAGGATCCTCTGCGGAGCCTGctcatgtatttgttgttggACGTCACCGCAGGGCCACTCTGGAGCCCATCAGATATAGTGTCTAAATACACAGCAATCAgacgggttttttttttctaaaacgTCTCCCACCAATGCCTCAGCAACAATTACAAAAGGTTATCAAGGGGCATCTACCACCAGAATCTGACCTACATGAACCCACCCTCATTTCCCCCAAAACGTGCCTCAGTGGCTTATTTCTTCCTCGTTAAATTCCCTGAATCAGGTTATTTAGATTACGATGGCCTGCAGTCCTCTGTGACAGCTGGAAGAGAGATGATGGGAAAGGCAGTTTGGAAAGATGCTGAATGTAGCTGGCACTTCTTATCTACCACATATTAGCGAAGCTGAGAAATGGTATTTGCCATGTTGCATTAGCCTGCTGCCGTCCCATCATCGCCTGCCGTTCCCAGCAACAACATGATCCAAATGCAGTCCAGATGTCTCAACCATCGAGCTTCAATATTTCACTACCTCTGCATTAATCTTATCAAGTGTGTCACAGATCTCTGCTTGATAACATCTAACAGGATTTTAGAAACTCGAGGTCTGCAGCTGACCATAGCTTCACTACAAACTGAAATTGATATCACTTTGCAGAGTTATTTTGCACATGAAAGAACTAAATAAGTTGGAACTCTAGTTTGCATCTTTTTAAtaatcagaaaatagtgaaactCAAATAATTCTTACATTGGAAACTAGGTCTTGCTTTATGTGGATCTACAGACaaagacatcaaaatgtcaacacaCCACAGTTTACCTTATAAATATAAGGTTATAGAAAGTAAAGGTTTATAGGTTTATAAACCTAGGTTTATAAACCTAGGTTTATAGAAATAGGTTTATAGAAAGTAGATCATGTTTGAGGGGCAGTTTTCACGTGCACTCACTACGATATTTCATTGTCCACATGTGGAAAGCTATAAAGTACATAAGAACACAAGTGCTGGAGTTCAGCACTATTTTGTGGTGCACtgagttaatttttttttaagacttgaCACTCTGACTCTATTTCAGCATGTGCATTGTCACATTACTACAGTTTCTCTCATCAAAACTAACATTTAGATGGTGGCATATGGATGAAGTAATGTAAAGacttaattaaatgaattaatgaaagGTGAAACACTTAGACACGGTAACAATGCTCCTGATGTTCTCATCAGTGATCTTATTATTGCAGAGAGAATATCTCTTACAGATGAGGTACTTCACCGTGTCTGTAATTCGGAAGGAAACACTGCATTGTCAGCtgacttcacacaaacacaaccattTGGGCAATCTGATGTGTTTATTCAGTTCTGTTACACATTCTGCAATAATTAAAATCCGACACAACTATCTGCAGGCTCACGTCTACTTTCGAGACAAAGCCGTAAGCAGTCACCATTGTGTCAAAACAGTCTGCTCCACCTGTCGATGAGCTTTGAGTGCATGTAAATATTAACACACTAAAATAGAAATTTTAATGTACAATACTCTCAGGCTCAGAAAGTAACAACATCACCAGTTTCAGTAAACTGAGAAGAAGTGATTCCCTCCTAACACATGTTTCAAATTTAGCATTCAAGACCACAGATATTATTATTGCTGCCGGacactgaaacagctgatcCCAATATGAACTGAATGACAATTAAGCAAGCTAGTGTCTCAACCTGCCATTCAACATCCTGAGTCTGGGATACCAACTATGCCTTCACACCAAGCAAAGGCCCTTTTCCTCTGTTAAGAATTCCTGTCCTTGGAGTGAAAACCTGTTTGATGGGTCCAGATTGCGAGGTCCAAAGCCCGTTTCCCTCAGGGCCAAGGTCACACTGGTTTCCCCAGCTCTGGCCTTCCAGGATCAGTCTTCCTCTGAGGAGAGCTGGGCTCCTTCATCGTGAACCTCTCTGTAGGCAGCCATGGGGCCACCGTCAGGAGTGTAGCTCCCCATAGAGATCTTCAATCCCTCAGACAGTTTCTGGGCTGCCAGCTTGGCCTGCAACTCCTGgaattaaacacaacacagagaaaaagttgACATGAATAGGCTGGTAAACAGTAAACAAGCACATTATTATAAAGCAGCACAGCCATAGCTATTAAACCCTCAACAAAAGTAGGACTGATACTAAGCTTAACAGGCCTCTGTAAATTGACAACAGCACACTGTTTGACATTTGGCTCTGTAGTCAGTACTTTGGATGTGAAGTGATACACAGTGCCTACACTGCCTCAACGCTGCCCTCTAGAGCTTATGGAGTAGACCTGATGCAGACTTAAGTATAATTCACACTtggattaattattatttaattccaAAATtgattaaatgagaaaatgtcaCAAGTTACCATTGTGTAAACTCAATTTGTTTGAATCCAGGTGCTATAATAACACCAAACTCACTCCTGCCAAATATATTAGTTTGCTGTAATAATGTTTCAATAGAAATACAATCATTTTAATGATAAGAGTTGTTATTTACATCTATTACACTGCACATTATGATTGTGATTGGAATAACACAGCACCAAGATGAATAAAGAAGACTGGCAAATAATACTGGTGCTCAAATTAAtcttcaaaaaataaatctttgtttagtttgctatttatttatttttacagaaataGAGTCGCAATGTGTTTTCCGTATAAAATGAAGACAACTCCTTTAGCAGTGTGTGAAAAGACACAGCCATCTCATTCAGCCGAATCAAGCCAATCCAGTTGGTGTTGGACTACAATGCAGCAATGCACATTTCTGGTAGATCAATACTCCTCAACATGTTACAACTCATCATGGTGAAGaagctctgtttgtttattgaaaCACGAAATCTGGCTGACAGTCTGCCTACAGTTCAGTGTATACACTGCATGCATAAGATAAGTGTGTAGAGGGCTCGGCTGCACTAACCTGCTGCTTCTTGGTTTGTTCCCTCATGAGGACAGCCGACTCGTCCAGAGACAGAAGCTGGGCGGGGTTGTGTTGGAGAGGAGGGAGTTTGGCTGCGGTGATGTCGTCCAGGTGTTTTCTGTCCCGCTCCTTCCTGGCCTGTGCAGAGAGCGGCGATGAGCCGTCAGAAGACTGGCTGGGTGACGAGGATCCTGATGGAGAAATGTCACTTCTGTGGGACAGCCTGGAAACACCCGTGAGAAGACGTTATTTACAATCAAACAACTGAGAAGAACTATGAAATAAAGCCAAAtgacacacaatgacacacattGTTACTGAATGAAATGAACACCATCACCTAAGTACTTTTTGTTCTAGATGTTTACAAAAGTaatcatcacatcatcaaacAAAGCCCACTCACTGATTTGGTTTGAATTTCTGCCTCCTGGGAGCTGAAgtcttctctgttttttccagGACAGTTACATAGTGAGGCTTTTTTGGTGTCTGCTCTCTGAGAAAGTAATTGTCTCTTGCCATGCTGTTTAATAGGTCTTTGGACTCGCTACTGAAACCAGTACTAGTTTCAGACAGTCTGACCCTTTCCAAGGCCTCCACAAGGTCACCCTCTTTTGTCTCATCAGAGTTCAGAGAGGCCCCAGCAGCAGCCGTCTCCATGGT
This window contains:
- the polr2m gene encoding protein GRINL1A, yielding MSSSWTESQGQVGDLRNQSKEELQELLLRQEKILSNKRLLRSLPDKGKKISEFAEKVRLAIEQHDEEEKRQSLVSAARTELQSKYQQAFTMQKHAIPNTPAASRQNRQSAAAAGDVVQERGTSPVSAHVQENTTLDEQQDQFVFRAAAGETMETAAAGASLNSDETKEGDLVEALERVRLSETSTGFSSESKDLLNSMARDNYFLREQTPKKPHYVTVLEKTEKTSAPRRQKFKPNQLSHRSDISPSGSSSPSQSSDGSSPLSAQARKERDRKHLDDITAAKLPPLQHNPAQLLSLDESAVLMREQTKKQQELQAKLAAQKLSEGLKISMGSYTPDGGPMAAYREVHDEGAQLSSEED